A window of the Mytilus trossulus isolate FHL-02 unplaced genomic scaffold, PNRI_Mtr1.1.1.hap1 h1tg000050l__unscaffolded, whole genome shotgun sequence genome harbors these coding sequences:
- the LOC134699282 gene encoding uncharacterized protein LOC134699282 — protein sequence MEKRIKLLVVCFCVIIAVFEAKGKGVAPAVKDELQQCNSSRECGYNQCCVVENLRGRKKRSISFAGVCRPYGQIGSVCVVENQYANANVFRGWCPCKNPFNCNGSGITEVPYGEKGTCG from the exons ATGGAAAAACGCATCAAACTGCTAGTTGTCTGTTTTTGTGTGATAATTGCTGTCTTTGAAGCAAAAGGAAAAG gtgtAGCACCAGCAGTAAAGGATGAG CTTCAACAATGTAATAGTTCAAGGGAATGTGGCTATAACCAATGTTGTGTCGTCGAAAATCTTAGAGGACGGAAAAAAAGATCTATTAGTTTTGCCGGAGTTTGTAGACCATATGGGCAAATTGGTTCAG tCTGTGTAGTGGAAAATCAATATGCTAATGCTAATGTGTTTCGAGGTTGGTGTCCATGTAAAAATCCATTCAATTGTAATGGATCAGGAATTACTGAAGTTCCTTATGGTGAAAAAG